Below is a window of Perca fluviatilis chromosome 6, GENO_Pfluv_1.0, whole genome shotgun sequence DNA.
CTCAGGCTCATAGATTAAGAGCACTTAGTAGATCACAGATTGACACTTTTACCCTTAAAGTAGGCAAGACAAAATAAAGTAAGCAATATAAAATTTACGTATTCCTCTTACAATTTTTACCCTTTTGTGCGTGTGACGGATTTTATCAATCCCTATGAACTAGTACTGAATGCATGATCTTTTTAACCTTAGATATATTTTAAGATCCTCACATACAGTACTATGAACTTACGAATACCTTTTAGTGTATAACAGGCTATGAGTATTTCCTTTAGCCTGTCACACATATGACAATACAACTTTGAAACTTGAAATGTATAGTTCTTCCACGACTGAAGCAGAAGTTGGCTCAACCTTCTCCTAAACTCACCGGTGCAGTCAGAGCAAACCCGCCCAGTCCTGTCCTGTCACGCCCCCATCCTGCCCCCCCGTCCCGCCCTGCCCTGTCCTGTCCCGGCTCTGGTATAAACTCAGACCGTGTACGTGTGTGAGGAGAcactctgctgctgcagccACTGAGAGGTTTCTCTCTGGTTTATGGTGGATAACTGGATGGAAATGACCGTCCCAGTCAGACCTCTGACCTCCTTCCTCATAGAGGACATCCTGTCCACGGAGGACGGCACAAGTTTTAACAGCAAACGCTGTTCCCAGAAGAGGGAAAGATGCACCCAATGGGAGGAAGGAGCCGAGAAGTTGTCGGAGCAACGATGCCGTCAGGAGACGGCGTTCGGAGTTCAGACAGGTGAGATTCTGCAGCTTTTTCTACAGCAGAGGAATGTACCAATAGGGAACACATATGGAGATTATAGGTCTCAGGAAGGTTGTGGTAATGTGAGTAAATGTAAAAAGGGAAAATATAAAGAGAAATAAATCAGACAGGTGAGTTTCTGTAGCTTTTCTACAGCAGGAATGTAAAGGACAGATGATTGGATTGTCAGACAAAGTGTGCATTTGGCTTTCATTTACAAAATATGGAATAAATGTTTAAATTCTAGGTCTCAGGAAAGTTGTGGCAATGTTAGTGAATCAAATAAATTGgaatatataaagagaaataaataaaataataaaaaagtaaataacaaATTGAAATATGAATTAAATTAATACAAGAATAAATAAGCAAAGAACAGACCATTGTGTTCATTAGACTTTCATATACAGAATATGGAATGAATATGGAAATTATAGGTCTCAGGAAAGTTGTGGCAATGTgaggaaataaaaaagatgGAACTATAAAGAGaaatagataaaataaataaatgaaaaaatattttaagtataatttaaataaattatatttaaataaaaataattggaaatataaaaattatataaataattccttatattgaaatataaagaaaataagaaaataataatgtatattttaaaattgCAAATACAAAGAGCAATGAAAGCAtcgaaagtgtaaaaaaaagcataaaacaattATTAACATTAGTACATCTCAGTATACTTTATATTCCAGTATATCAGTATAAGTTAGACCAGcggttctcaagcttttttcaataatgttccaCCTTTGAAGagtgtttttaagccatgtaccccctaacaaaaataatttccccctgggattattaaagtatttctgattctgattgtgaTTAACCAGCGCaaatcatttttggtagaaaataaaagtctctattaagaggaagaatacagagatgtcagcgatagatttactaaacaacagccttggacctggaacaCATTTACATGATGAtagaaaaaggagacaaaaacttggaaaaatacggtagaaagaaagaaggatgtaaggcaagaataggtcgaaaataataacaaatacttagaaaaaaagagacacaaacttcaaaatagtaataaaaacttcaaaaaaacacagtagaaagagggaaggcaacactagggcgacaaaagtgaccaaaaattCCAAAAAGtgactttgaaaaaaaagacagtagaaaaaagtcaggaagaaaggcaagaacaGGTCAAAACACacgacaaaaccttcaaaaacaagcaacaaacttcaaaaacaggcgacaaacttcaaaaaagcgagtagaagtaactacagcctttgaactgaaaaacattttgcaaaaaatcttacgtaccccctgcagtcctccaaagtacccctagggggacatgtaccccccgcagtcctccaaagtacccctagggggacacgtaccccctgcagacctccaaagtacccctagggggacatgtacccactgtagtcctccaaagtacccctaggggtataGGTACCACCTGCAAAGGACACGTACCCCCCTTTGAGAAACACTGTGTCAGAGTACATCCCAGCCTGACAGACTGAATATTAACCGTCTATGACTGCAACAAACTGATGTTACGGAgaagtttttttctgtttaataacTAGATCTCGTTTGTGTTCCTCAGCGTCTGTGGACCCGCCCCGCCCCGGCTCCTCCGAGTCCGGcagcttctcctcctcctcctcggcagGGGGGAAGCAGAAGCGCTCCAGAGCTGCGTTCACACACCTGCAGGTGCTGGAACTGGAGAAGAAATTTAACCACCAGAAATACCTGTCGGCCCCGGAGAGGGCTCACCTGGCCGGCACCTTAAGACTAACGGAGACGCAGGTGAAGATCTGGTTTCAGAACCGCAGGTACAAGACCAAACGGAAGCAGCAAACCTCCCAGTTCTGCAGGGACGTGTGCAAAGCAGAGGGACTGGGAGACGAGCTGCTTCGATCGTCCCTGATCTCGTCCTTCTGCAAAGTGTACCAGTACAGACCCTACCTGTGGGACTACAGCGGCCCCTGGGGGCCGACGCTATGGTGACCGGGAAATAATCAGGCGGCTCTCATGAGCCATCGTACATAAAGCTACGAAGAGTAACGTAAAGGACTGAAGTACTGCATGGGAGAAGGTCGGAGTGGATGGCtaggtcataaaacacagggctcTCAATCGGGAGAGGGACACAGGGCTCTCAATCGGGAGAGTGGCGTTCGAGTCCcgggggaaaacacaagactttcaccccaTGAACTATTCATATATCAAAATAAAGCACTGTGATTCCTATTTGTTTTCCAGCCATAGGCGTAATTTAGGGGATCAGGGGGGTTGCAACCCCCAATAATAGAAAGAACAGAAGTTGTTGTTACTTTTCAATGTTATTGCCGCTTGATTCAACGTTTCAACGTTCAagtttttatcttatttttcaagtttttttggacaatttctttatttttttgtggacCTTttcgatgtttgtttttttggccaATTTTTTCGAAgccttttgacttttttttgtctctttcttcttcttttttcaatcatttttccgatgtttttgttgctttttaaaaatgcatgcagacatgtcccgggacctccctagatagttggagatctgAACCCCcacaaagttacgcccttgatTCCAGGTATTTATTACTGTCTgaaccacattgactgctgctgtataaagCTTGATTTATAGTTCTGTGTTGTAGCTATGCCGTAGGTACTCGGGGTGTAAATCACACGTTTTCTTTTGCTTGTGAACATGTCTGTGAAGAGGAGACTCAATGGTACCCAGAGAACCCATTTTCATTCTGATGTTAAGGGACCCCTTTGAAAAATGGCCATGCCAGATAGCCTAACTTTGGAGTGTTAGTTAGTTTTATATGATACAAATATCTAGCTTCACTCTAACTTTAAAAATGGAGCCTCTGAAAGACAGGAAAGGCCTAAAAGATTCAGggattttgagaaaacattccccCGAAACAgcaagatctacgtcattttgacgtcacattggcacactgtaaaacggcctttacTCTGCTAAATTGAACTATAAAGACTGCTGAACTTAACTGTCCAGCGTTCACTTAATTTTCGTAGGATATCGTACAAATTTGTGGGGGGGGTTTTTGGTAAAAGATATCATAACtgaacctgttcatgagaatgcgatGCAATATTGTATGAAGCTTTGATTTATAGTCATAAACCTATGTGTAGCATCCCGGATATTTAGGCTCTTTGTTCACGATCAGAGTTGATTCTTTGTTGTTTTGGCTTTGATTCATTTGGTGTATTACAGTACATTTACCAGTCAATGATTTTGTTTATTCATACACACATCCTGTAATTCTGAATGctttgaaagagaaaaaaatatgtacaaaATCATACAAATATCGTGCTAATGAACATGATGTGGATTTGCACAATGAAACGTTTGATGTCAGTTGAAGCATTGTTGTTGATTTATTCATTATTAAATGAATGTTGATACATGTGAATTGTCTTCAATGctctgtgttaaaaaatacaaataatacattagtccagtattaagcgagatcgctgcagtcggcagcagcgaaacaagctacaatgtaagttaatagtaattgtccagcttgtatttaccttcacaaaagtgctcgttctgctgctgacagactcagattaatattctaagtgtctgacaacattatggaaaggatcccttcagagatagacctttaaaacctctttgagacctttctgtttaaccagaaacagctctgaagtcgctagcactaaacccaccagactccatttaaaaaaacaatacttttatcgtgtatagagccagcatattttcacatgaaaattggtaaactatgtgtttatttcaaccaaaactagagttgtgatggttggaaaagtggaaagacgacccaaaatggcttttcattcattttattttgtttctgtcgactttgaatgaagtgtatttcaCGATGCTTAAATactatttatttacatggagtctggtgggtatagcgatttcgcggatgtttttatgtctaaaaaaaggatcttactctttaatagaaaggtcgacctccttagaaatcatttccataatgatatcagacacttagaatattaatctgagtctgtcagcggcaaaatgagcacttttgtgaaggtaaatacaagcatTTGAATGTGCCGGCCAGTTGTTCTCTGTCCGTGAATCTGGGGGGCGGAGTTAATGAAGGAGGGGGTTGTATTTGTTAGGCAGTTGAgttaaaatatcaacaatctttgtgtagaatcacttactgcacctttaaattaatcgccaaccagaaaacaatcaacagattaatgggaaattaaaataatctttagttACAGTCTTATAGACAAGTACACGTTGAACTTTAGCTTATTGTTAAATGATAATACAACATATTAAACTATGTATGTAACAATGAGTTCTGTGAAGCAGCTAGTCGGGTATAAAAGAGTAACGCTATAAGTTCATACTGGAGACATTTAAACTATCGGTGTGGAGTTAAACTCTGATAATACAGTACAAGTACACGAGAAGATAAGACGAGCCAGAGATGAGGGTGAGATTGTAAATGAGGGCTGAAGAATGAGATGTGATTCCTTTAAAGAGCCCCTGACCCGATCTCGTGGAGATAAACACGCTCCGCGGCTTTCTGGAGATGACGTCATGGGGAagaaactgcagttttttttttatccgagaCATTTAGTTTAAAATGACTCAGTTTGGCAAtcgaaaaaataaaatcataaacAGATTAGTTCATAAGAAATGATAAATAATATATTCAAAGAACAATAGGAACATATAGGAGTTGACATGAAAGGACAAAACGTATGATTGGAAAAGAAACAAATGGTATAGAGACGCAAACAGCAAGTAAAATAAACTGTACTTTAACATGTATCCTAAAATATAAAGtatatgtcttttttatttagctttttaaaagataattttttgggtcttttctttttatttgatagtgacagtggatagacaggaaaggggggcgagagaggggatgacacgcagcaaagggccgcaggtcggattcgaacctggGCCTCTGCGAAGGACTCAGCCCACATGTGGCGCACGCTCTTaccgggtgagctagaggtcaccccagtatatatctttttaaattctttttttggtgctttcatcactagtttttttaaagcttgattttagggctgcagctatcgattattttagtaatcgaatattctaccgataattccatcgattaatcgagtaatcgaaTAAGAAAAACTTAttacagcaatagtaaatatttattattgctgtttactaaaaaaaaaaggatatatacaaaagacaggtttccttttttagaaaaagcaacattttttattgccaaattccaagacccttaaaacaaaaaacattacaatagtacatttttggtggcccaaatgttaatatttttcaccccattccccttcttgcctctggctctttacactggatatgcaaaagagctgttcactgaccagaggctAAATGTGACTGTATGAAGCTTACAGCAGGGCcattcaactacactgttctgggggacacattttcagaagcctgaTACACCGTGAGGAGCATagctatatctatggtgagcagaaagaataaagaatgcatgatgacgtcattcacgtgcatattaagtagccatgctggggggaggagccggtttgtctccggcagcagctaagtttccaaagattagaagcaaactaataaacagactacaaaccgacagcgttcttctttccttcatttgtaatctgggccgtctgtcttgtgtttatatactgtctgtgcttgtgttgtgTCCATAGACAGTATCCGCAGAAGCAAAaaacctcttgtgcgctagtaataatcctccgtgcggaaacacagtgagccgtacaaccttaattacactgatttaacgaagcttcgaggcaaagaattttgcttcgaggattttttgtaatcgaattattcgagttattcgaggaatcgtttcagccctacttgATTTAGACGCACGCTTTCAGCGTGTTCCACGTCTTCGCTTTGATGCTCAGCGGCCCCACTTTCGATTCTTTTGATGCTCGCTTTCGACgtttaaaaagtaaatacaAGCAGGAATACCCTGATTACTAAAGGAGTTATCTGGGTCAGTGAACAGGGGGGCGAGGAACTCCGTTTTTAGCCGGGGTAAGGTGTTTAAATGGCGTTTGATAAAGCAGGGTATTGGGTTAACCTGAATAGGATCTCACATGGTTTTGAAACCGCATGTAAACGCACTGACACGCTCAGACTGTTATTCTAAGTGTGTAAGTAACATTTCACTCCTTCACAGTTTCTCCAGTATAGATGGAGAGAATCGCTGAATCACAAACTTCACAATCATCAAGTGTGCCAATATAACCAATATAAGAGTAgcgttgggtaccgaaacgcctacgcaaccggtaggaatcagaccggattagaacgcaaatttcggttcctcatgtgtcgactgaaatattttccctctgtaaaaatatcaccctttctctgtctgtctaccgttagctagctaccgtaaatgtaggctacttttaaaatgccatattttccctctgggctcaccaaaacggatgttaatatattgttaaatttaaatcattttcaattaaaaataacgctataaaagagcctttctttgatgtcctttttcagtttttcaagaatcggttcggcatcggaatcgtaaaaatccaaacgatacccaaccctacataagtgtcaaatatttgtttttgatAACATAACTGATAAAATCAagctaacgattattttaatagcttagtattctatgcactaaacaGGTATATtaatgtataaaggctttatgCCGctctacacattattgtaggccaagtttaatatgcaacttaattttatacaatatatgtagtagggggtacCTTCTCACTTTctgttaaggggtccttggcttaaaaaaactcCAAGGAACCCTGCTTTAAGAGATTTCTATCGTTTCCTTAAATGGAAAAGAAGAGTTGTCCTCTACGAGTTCTCTGGAACTATTTATATAAAAGCTGAACAATGTGACCTAAGAGTCCTGTGAGTTTTCTGTAGCTCCATGCAGGTTGGCTCAGCGCTGATAAGATGCCATGCAGGATTTAGGGCTTTAAGTATTTAAGGAGGGTAAGTTTGTTGTAACACAACCAAAGTGCGAGCAGAGGACTGATGGGATTGATAGAGGGAGAGTTGTAACCTGTCTGACTTTGGGAAGACGGGATTAGTCTTATACCCGAACGCAACAGAACAGTTATTTATCTTTCAACCGTTTGTCTCCACATTCTTCTGTTTTTGAGTGTTAATCGTTCCTCAACTCTGTTAATCTTTCTGTGGAGTTTTCCCAACAAGTCCTTCAAACGACACGACGATATAGCAGGTTTGTTCCtgccctctaatacgacccacgcGAGCGTTTTAATAAATTAGCGCCCCTAGCGCTGGCGGGAAAATGACCTCATGTCTAAACCAGAAAACATCGGTAACGGTcgcttttttaaaaacatgtttaacgTCGTGAAACGGTCTCAGTTTGGTTACGTTTACGCACAAAAACTACAACCAAACTTGTGGTTTGGGTAAAAATCTGACGTTAtgtcacttcctgaaggttacgCACGTGACGCAGAACGTGTTTAAGGCTTAACGCTTTGGCCACATTGAACGCGCAACGTATGCGGACCGTTAGCCGGCATGTGCAGCCGAATGTATCTTTTGCACACGCTCTGCTGCATACCACACGGCGGGAGGATCGGGGTGATAATGCAGGCGCAGAGGGAGAGCTTTTGCTTTGGGATTGTAGTTGTTTCTTCCGTTTTTTTGAGCCGGACAGCCGCGGAAACGTCAATCTACTGAAAGTCCTGTGATTACCTTTCTTCCTGCTTAACTACCACGGCCACTAAAGGGCGTGCGCTAGAAAGGTAAATATAAGTCGAATTGCTGCTTGAATAAACAACGTCTGGGAGCCGTTTTCCAgggaatttctttttaaatttatttatttatttgacagggacattGCACAACAAATGTGTTGCACAGACCAGAGATAGCTAcaagctaattttcatctgtagtccctgggcagagGCAAAGTGACAGCAGTTATATACAGTGGATAATGAGCATTCCTGCTAATAAGTTCATTCAatataaaatacagataaaatacaaatacagcacCTACCCACGGATCACCTCAATAGACCTGCAATTTCAATATTGACAGTATGTAcaattattacagttttttgtgtttttaatttttttaattttattattgccTACCTAAAATTTAAACAGTACCCTAATTTACCAGTTTGGTAATAATGATCACAAATCTGACCGTCTTTCAACCACTTCTTGAGGTTAACTTTGTAACACTCTCTCAAACAACAACTGGCAACAAATTCCACATCCCTGCGGCTTTCACAGAAAAGCAGTTCTGCCCAAAAGTAGAGGACCTAAAGTTAACATAACAATCTCCTCTAGAAGAGGCTCGCATAGTTCTAATACCTGCCTCTTCACAAGGTTTCACAAACTTTCTCAGGGACTGTGGGGGCAAATTATGAAGAATCTTGTATACTAAActgacatttgaaaacacaacGAAATTGTCAAACGTTAATAATTTAGATTTCTTCACAATGTTACAGTAATGGtatgaaaaagtttttttatctaaaatttTAAGTGCCTGCTTGTACAAGCTTTGAAGCGGTTGTAACGCAGAATTGGTTGAAAGAGTCCAATTTGTGATACAATAAGTAAGATGATAAAATATCATTGAATGCATATAAAGGAAGGACAGTTTCAGCTTTCCTCAACTCAACTGTTGGTTGTTTTGGGGACTTTACctcaaaatcagaccctctagATCTGGTCACTCTCTAAACTACATCTACAGATAAACTAGTTTAGTTTAACGTCTATTTTACGTACATTGTTGGATTGGAATTTCCTTCGCTTATCATTCGAGTGGTTTCAGTAGATATCTCGCAGCACAATTTGGGGTggtagtagctcagtccgtagggagttgggttgggaaccggagagATGCcaagttcacctcctgggcagtgccaaggtgcccttgagcaaggcatcgAACCCCACCAACCGTTCAAGGCGCCTGTCCAGCAGTCGCAGCCCACTCACTAAATctacatctctccatttgtgcatgtaaaaggacctgagcatgtgtgtgtgtgtgtgtgtgtgtgtgtgtttcaggcctgtgtgtagtgtgtagttacataaattataaattgtaaattgtaatttcccccaCTGGGgattcatttaaaaagaaaaaaggtataAGTATAAGTAAGTAAAGTATAAGTAAGATAAAGCGCAAAGatgaatcaattagttgtcaactattaaatgaattgGCCAATAttctgataatcgattaatcggttttaGTCATTTGTTgtgaaaaagaattaaaaattctctgatgtcatcttgttaaatgtgaacatgttctagtttcttctctcctctgggacagtaaactgaatatctttgagttgtggacaaaacaagacatttgaggatgtcatcgcGGCTTTTGgggaacactgatccacatttttcacaattttctaatattttatagaccaaacaactaatatGTTGAGCCAGAacataatcgacagattaatcgataataaACTCGAAATT
It encodes the following:
- the nkx3-1 gene encoding homeobox protein Nkx-3.1 — translated: MVDNWMEMTVPVRPLTSFLIEDILSTEDGTSFNSKRCSQKRERCTQWEEGAEKLSEQRCRQETAFGVQTASVDPPRPGSSESGSFSSSSSAGGKQKRSRAAFTHLQVLELEKKFNHQKYLSAPERAHLAGTLRLTETQVKIWFQNRRYKTKRKQQTSQFCRDVCKAEGLGDELLRSSLISSFCKVYQYRPYLWDYSGPWGPTLW